In a genomic window of Rhinolophus ferrumequinum isolate MPI-CBG mRhiFer1 chromosome 2, mRhiFer1_v1.p, whole genome shotgun sequence:
- the LOC117032896 gene encoding LOW QUALITY PROTEIN: N-alpha-acetyltransferase 50-like (The sequence of the model RefSeq protein was modified relative to this genomic sequence to represent the inferred CDS: inserted 1 base in 1 codon): MKGTRIVLGSVTLHNIKQLKRLHQVIFPVSYNDKFYXDVLLVGELAKLASFTDIAVAVACCRVDHSQTLKRLYIVTLGCLAPYRRLGTGTKMLNHVSNICEKRGALDSIYLHVQISNESAVDFYRKFGIEIIETKNCCKRTEPAGAHVLQRNLEVPSGQKAGVQCANDRQLNRLQRNVVALHKYKRGPSNLLCPPQNAFILCSLSPTSMPFLQDAA; encoded by the exons ATGAAAGGTACCCGAATCGTGCTGGGAAGTGTGACTCTGCACAATATTAAGCAGCTGAAGAGATTACACCAAGTCATCTTTCCAGTCAGCTACAATGACAAGTTCT AGGACGTGTTGTTGGTTGGTGAACTAGCAAAACTTGCCTCCTTCACTGATATTGCAGTCGCTGTGGCGTGCTGTAGGGTGGATCATTCACAGACTCTGAAGAGACTTTATATCGTGACACTAGGCTGTCTGGCACCATACCGAAGGCTAGGAACAGGAACTAAAATGTTAAATCATGTCTCAAACATCTGCGAAAAAAGgg GGGCACTTGACAGCATCTATCTGCATGTCCAGATCAGCAATGAGTCGGCAGTTGACTTCTACAGGAAGTTTGGTATTGAGATTATTGAGACAAAGAACTGCTGTAAGAGGACAGAACCCGCAGGTGCTCATGTGCTGCAGAGAAACCTCGAAGTCCCTTCTGGCCAGAAAGCAGGTGTGCAATGTGCAAACGACAGACAGCTGAACAGATTACAGAGGAACGTCGTTGCACTTCACAAATACAAGAGAG GTCCTTCGAACCTGCTGTGTCCTCCCCAGAATGCTTTTATCCTGTGCTCCCTGTCCCCTACTTCCATGCCCTTTTTGCAGGATGCAGCTTGA